A single region of the Spirochaetota bacterium genome encodes:
- a CDS encoding YbgC/FadM family acyl-CoA thioesterase, whose product MEKRIEIKVYYEDTDCLGVVYHANYLRFLERGRTDFIDSLGKSVVEWNREGYNFAVYQIEIKFKNAARLGDICRVVTDMAEGGSEYRKKIGQRIELNGKVITEAVVDLVCLDTNLELREFPKGLFP is encoded by the coding sequence GTGGAAAAGAGAATTGAGATTAAGGTTTATTATGAAGACACGGACTGTCTCGGGGTTGTGTATCATGCTAACTACCTCAGGTTTTTGGAGAGGGGTAGAACAGATTTCATCGACTCTCTGGGTAAATCCGTTGTAGAGTGGAACCGCGAGGGGTACAATTTTGCTGTTTATCAGATAGAGATTAAGTTCAAGAATGCGGCAAGGCTTGGGGACATATGTCGGGTCGTAACTGATATGGCTGAGGGTGGAAGTGAATATCGCAAGAAAATAGGACAGCGCATAGAGCTAAATGGTAAAGTGATAACTGAAGCCGTTGTTGATCTAGTTTGCCTGGATACTAACCTTGAGCTTAGGGAATTCCCTAAGGGTCTCTTTCCATGA
- a CDS encoding aldo/keto reductase → MLYRKIPKTGDELSILGFGCMRLPEKGRKIDEKRASKQIHYAIDHGVNYIDTAMPYHMGASEPFLGLVLANGYRDKVKLATKLLPMYVKTHMDMDRLLNSQLDRLNTDHIDYYLLHGLDGRSWEMIKQYDVFKFLDDARKKGKVINLGFSFHGDKDIFKEIVDAYDWEVCQIQYNYLDEQNQAGKEGLEYAAAKRLGVIIMEPLRGGNLTLNVPQSIKDIWDEANIKRTPAEWAFRWVWDHPEVTTVLSGMNDEMHIDENIRIANEAYPNSLNDEELNLINTVKNRYRDLMSVGCTGCRYCMPCPEGVNIPMCFEIYNNMNVFGNRGMSRLMYLAWLGDVMTEEPSYASLCKDCGKCEKVCPQHLPIPELLKDVVVDLEVWWMKPVVRIARHVMGIQRWRSLRRARRLERQNK, encoded by the coding sequence ATGTTATACCGTAAAATTCCAAAGACAGGAGATGAGCTTTCAATACTTGGATTTGGTTGCATGCGATTGCCGGAGAAGGGCAGAAAAATTGATGAGAAGCGGGCTTCCAAACAAATTCATTATGCAATCGATCATGGAGTAAATTACATTGATACAGCGATGCCCTATCACATGGGGGCAAGCGAACCCTTTCTCGGATTGGTGCTTGCCAATGGATATAGGGATAAAGTAAAACTTGCGACAAAATTGCTGCCTATGTATGTGAAGACGCATATGGATATGGATCGATTGCTTAATTCTCAACTTGATAGACTTAACACCGATCATATTGATTACTATCTTTTGCATGGTCTTGATGGAAGGAGTTGGGAAATGATAAAACAATATGATGTTTTCAAATTTCTTGATGATGCCCGAAAGAAAGGGAAAGTCATTAACCTAGGTTTTTCGTTTCATGGAGATAAGGATATATTTAAAGAGATTGTCGATGCTTATGATTGGGAGGTATGTCAAATCCAGTATAATTACCTTGATGAGCAAAATCAGGCTGGGAAAGAGGGTCTTGAGTATGCAGCCGCAAAGAGATTGGGAGTGATCATTATGGAGCCACTACGAGGTGGGAATCTTACATTAAATGTACCACAATCAATCAAAGATATTTGGGATGAAGCAAATATAAAGCGCACACCCGCTGAATGGGCTTTTCGCTGGGTATGGGATCATCCTGAGGTTACTACTGTTCTTTCAGGGATGAATGATGAAATGCATATTGATGAGAATATAAGGATCGCCAATGAGGCTTACCCTAACTCTCTCAATGATGAGGAATTGAATTTGATAAACACTGTTAAGAATAGGTATCGAGATTTGATGAGTGTAGGATGCACAGGATGCCGCTACTGTATGCCCTGTCCGGAAGGAGTGAATATTCCCATGTGCTTTGAGATTTATAATAATATGAATGTATTTGGTAACAGAGGGATGTCAAGGCTTATGTATTTAGCTTGGTTAGGGGATGTGATGACTGAGGAACCATCCTATGCCTCTTTATGCAAGGATTGTGGGAAATGTGAAAAGGTTTGCCCCCAACATCTGCCAATTCCAGAGCTTCTTAAGGATGTGGTGGTAGATTTAGAGGTATGGTGGATGAAGCCTGTTGTTCGGATTGCAAGGCATGTTATGGGAATTCAGAGGTGGAGAAGTCTGCGCAGGGCTCGAAGGTTGGAAAGACAAAATAAATGA